A single Candoia aspera isolate rCanAsp1 chromosome 9, rCanAsp1.hap2, whole genome shotgun sequence DNA region contains:
- the SCN3B gene encoding sodium channel subunit beta-3, translated as MAAPTKVACASALLAALWVGICSAVCVEVPSETEAVQGSRMKLMCISCMKREEVSANTMVKWFYKTEGGQDVAIYEYKNEKRELESPFQGRLEWNGSADMQDVSISVLNITLNDSGIYTCNVTREFLFETHRPVFTSSTLIHLTVVQDAGEDLTSVISEIMMYILLVFLTLWLLIEMVYCYRKVSKAEEAVQENVANYLAIPSENKENCAIPVEE; from the exons TGGGCATCTGTTCTGCCGTCTGTGTTGAAGTCCCTTCGGAGACAGAGGCTGTCCAGGGATCGCGCATGAAGCTAATGTGCATTTCCTGTATGAAGCGAGAAGAGGTTTCTGCAAACACCATGGTGAAATGGTTCTACAAGACTGAAGGAGGACAAGATGTAGCT ATCTACGAATACAAGAATGAGAAACGGGAACTTGAAAGCCCCTTCCAGGGCCGGCTCGAATGGAACGGAAGTGCAGATATGCAGGACGTCTCCATCTCGGTCCTCAACATCACGCTGAACGATTCAGGGATCTACACCTGTAATGTCACCCGGGAATTCCTCTTTGAGACCCACCGCCCCGTCTTCACCAGTTCGACACTGATTCATCTCACAGTGGTGCAGGACG CTGGAGAAGACTTAACATCCGTCATCTCTGAAATAATGATGTATATTCTCTTGGTCTTCCTCACATTGTGGCTCCTGATCGAGATGGTTTACTGCTACAGAAAAGTCTCCAAAGCAGAGGAGGCTGTCCAGGAAAATGT TGCCAACTACCTCGCCATCCCATCAGAAAATAAGGAAAACTGTGCTATACCTGTGGAGGAGTAG